One genomic segment of Bacteroidota bacterium includes these proteins:
- a CDS encoding leucine-rich repeat domain-containing protein, with the protein MLTQIKELEEIYLWDNEISIIPAEIKNLYNLKVLELRGILFDEKEQQRVKSLLPECKVYFSPSCNCKK; encoded by the coding sequence GTGCTTACTCAAATAAAAGAACTCGAAGAAATTTATTTATGGGATAACGAGATAAGCATTATTCCGGCCGAAATAAAAAACCTCTACAACCTTAAAGTGTTGGAACTACGTGGAATATTATTTGACGAAAAAGAGCAGCAACGTGTAAAATCTTTACTTCCCGAATGCAAAGTTTATTTTTCGCCATCATGCAACTGCAAGAAGTAG